One Defluviitoga tunisiensis genomic window carries:
- a CDS encoding electron transfer flavoprotein subunit beta/FixA family protein: MNIVVLVKQVPSTDNVKIDEKTGTMIRSELESEMNPLDMYAVEEAVRIKEKETGTKITVISMGPLSAEYAIKEAISMGCDEGVLLTDRRYAGADTRATAYTLSQFLKGKEFDLIFAGERATDGETGQVGPMVATLLGIPVLTYVNKIIEITKSAIKVQRAIEGGNEVIQTTLPSLITVVKEINDPRLPNLENKLRAKKSKIHTITNEELKIEEDKIGLKGSPTRVVKVFYPKISRQGEKITIKTPQEAVSKIKNFIKEKGVI, translated from the coding sequence ATGAACATAGTGGTATTAGTAAAACAAGTGCCATCAACAGACAATGTCAAGATAGATGAAAAGACAGGGACGATGATAAGAAGTGAATTAGAATCTGAGATGAACCCGTTAGACATGTATGCGGTAGAAGAAGCTGTAAGGATAAAAGAAAAGGAAACCGGCACAAAAATCACAGTAATATCGATGGGCCCTTTATCCGCAGAATATGCCATAAAAGAAGCGATCTCAATGGGATGCGATGAAGGGGTATTACTAACAGACAGGAGATATGCAGGCGCAGATACACGTGCTACAGCATACACACTATCACAGTTTTTGAAAGGAAAAGAATTTGATCTAATCTTTGCTGGAGAAAGGGCGACAGATGGAGAAACAGGACAAGTAGGACCAATGGTTGCCACGTTACTTGGGATACCAGTATTAACCTATGTAAACAAGATAATAGAAATAACTAAATCCGCCATAAAAGTACAAAGAGCCATAGAAGGTGGAAACGAAGTCATACAAACGACATTACCCTCATTAATAACTGTAGTAAAAGAAATAAACGACCCCAGACTACCAAATCTAGAAAACAAACTAAGGGCAAAGAAAAGTAAAATACACACAATAACCAATGAAGAATTAAAGATAGAAGAAGACAAGATAGGATTAAAAGGATCACCTACAAGGGTAGTAAAAGTATTCTATCCAAAGATATCAAGGCAAGGAGAAAAGATAACAATAAAAACACCACAAGAAGCTGTATCAAAGATAAAAAACTTCATAAAAGAAAAAGGTGTGATTTAA
- a CDS encoding phosphohexomutase domain-containing protein, producing the protein MIKFGTGGWRAIIGEDFIKENVICLAQGLSDLIIEEKVDKFGIVIGFDRRFLSDKAACWIAEVLAGNNINVYFIEQYVPTPMVMHAVNQYQTYYGAAVTASHNPYDYNGVKIITYEGRDANENVTQKIEEKIKFLRKEQIKIFPFEKGIKNGLIKFIDPFNNYIDNVISKIDLDSIKKKRLKILFDPMFGASTITLNTVFNILRCQVELINARHDPLFGGRIPSPSFLTLKTLMNLVPEKGYDLGLGTDGDGDRLGIIDEKGEFIHPNEILCLLYYYFLEYKKLDGGIVRNITTTHLLDRIANYYGQDCHEVPVGFKHISQKMEETKALMGGESSGGVAIRGHLKGKDATVTSCYIIEMICNTNKLIGDLRKELHLKFGTLYYEEFNIPLTHEDKSILTKILFHEKKLPSFKFIVDKISYLDGVKIYFQNDGWAVFRFSGTEPLLRLSTEMPSKKEALSVISSMHTYIKKIIGK; encoded by the coding sequence ATGATTAAGTTTGGGACAGGTGGTTGGAGAGCAATAATTGGGGAAGATTTTATAAAGGAAAATGTGATATGTTTGGCCCAAGGTTTATCAGATTTGATTATAGAGGAAAAAGTTGATAAATTTGGTATTGTTATAGGTTTTGATAGGAGGTTTTTGTCAGATAAAGCAGCTTGCTGGATAGCTGAAGTTCTCGCAGGGAATAATATTAATGTATATTTTATTGAGCAATATGTTCCTACACCGATGGTTATGCATGCTGTAAATCAATATCAAACTTATTATGGAGCAGCTGTTACAGCTAGTCATAATCCATATGATTATAATGGAGTTAAGATAATTACTTACGAAGGTCGAGATGCTAATGAAAATGTAACACAGAAAATTGAAGAAAAGATAAAATTTTTAAGGAAAGAACAAATAAAAATATTCCCTTTTGAAAAAGGAATTAAAAATGGATTAATCAAATTTATTGATCCATTTAATAATTACATAGATAATGTTATTTCTAAAATTGATCTAGATTCTATTAAAAAGAAAAGATTGAAAATTCTTTTTGATCCAATGTTCGGTGCTTCAACGATAACTTTAAATACAGTTTTCAATATATTGCGGTGTCAAGTTGAACTTATAAACGCTAGACATGATCCGCTTTTTGGGGGGAGAATCCCTTCCCCTAGTTTTTTAACTTTGAAAACACTAATGAATTTAGTTCCTGAAAAAGGATATGATTTAGGATTAGGGACTGATGGGGATGGAGATAGGTTAGGAATAATAGATGAAAAGGGAGAGTTCATTCATCCAAACGAAATATTATGTCTTTTGTATTACTACTTTTTAGAATATAAAAAACTGGATGGGGGAATTGTCAGAAATATAACTACAACTCATTTGTTAGACAGGATAGCAAATTATTATGGGCAAGATTGTCACGAAGTTCCGGTTGGTTTTAAACATATAAGTCAAAAAATGGAAGAAACTAAAGCTCTTATGGGAGGAGAAAGTAGTGGCGGAGTTGCGATTAGGGGACATTTAAAAGGAAAGGATGCAACAGTGACATCATGTTATATTATTGAGATGATTTGTAATACAAATAAGTTGATAGGAGATTTGAGAAAAGAATTACATTTGAAATTTGGAACCTTATATTACGAAGAATTTAATATTCCTCTAACTCATGAGGATAAATCAATTTTAACAAAAATACTATTTCATGAAAAAAAACTCCCATCTTTTAAATTCATAGTTGATAAAATTAGCTACTTGGATGGAGTTAAAATATATTTTCAAAATGATGGATGGGCAGTATTTAGATTTTCGGGCACCGAACCTCTTTTAAGACTTTCTACAGAAATGCCTTCAAAGAAAGAAGCATTATCAGTAATATCATCGATGCATACTTATATTAAAAAGATTATAGGAAAATAA
- a CDS encoding carbohydrate ABC transporter permease: protein MSKQKSFLFSTVADILIWIFLIVFAIIVLVPLIFMFTASFMPAKDIMSIPYPWIPKTLYIENYWQALRGNDGSFIFVRNILNSFLVASVTSLGTILLCSITGYGLAKFRFKGRNFILMMILSTMMIPFEAIMIPLYLIVTNFGWQDTYWALIVPFLMSAFGVFLMRQFLLTFPDELLDAARIDGASEIGIFFRVVLPNSLPPIATLAILTFRSQWDSLLWPLLVIQSPKMKTIPLYIVQFAEEKFTNEGALMAAAVIASVPMLILFLSLTKYFIGGSNVYTGGKE, encoded by the coding sequence ATGTCAAAACAAAAAAGTTTTTTATTTTCAACTGTAGCTGATATATTAATTTGGATATTTCTTATAGTTTTTGCCATCATAGTCTTAGTTCCTCTTATTTTTATGTTTACTGCTTCTTTCATGCCCGCAAAAGATATAATGTCTATACCTTATCCTTGGATACCCAAGACTTTATACATAGAGAATTACTGGCAGGCATTAAGAGGAAACGATGGAAGCTTTATTTTTGTAAGAAATATACTGAATTCTTTTTTAGTAGCAAGTGTTACTTCTTTAGGTACAATATTATTATGTTCAATTACTGGATATGGGTTAGCAAAGTTTCGATTCAAAGGAAGAAATTTCATATTAATGATGATATTGAGTACAATGATGATTCCATTTGAAGCGATAATGATTCCACTTTACCTAATTGTAACAAATTTTGGATGGCAAGATACCTATTGGGCATTGATAGTACCTTTCCTGATGAGTGCATTTGGCGTGTTTTTAATGAGACAATTTTTACTCACTTTTCCAGATGAACTATTAGATGCTGCAAGAATAGATGGTGCTTCAGAAATAGGGATATTTTTTAGAGTAGTTTTACCAAACAGTCTACCTCCTATAGCTACTTTAGCAATTTTAACTTTTAGATCTCAATGGGATAGTTTGCTATGGCCACTTCTTGTTATTCAATCGCCAAAAATGAAAACTATTCCTCTATATATAGTTCAATTTGCAGAGGAAAAATTCACCAATGAGGGAGCACTTATGGCAGCTGCAGTTATTGCTAGTGTACCAATGCTAATTTTATTTCTGTCATTAACTAAATATTTTATAGGGGGTTCTAATGTATATACAGGTGGTAAAGAATAA
- a CDS encoding carbohydrate ABC transporter permease, with product MKKKAGIERKKSLWGFIFTIPAIIFFAVFSFYPIINAFITSFYKKDLLSLSKPKFIGLGNYKYLLHSESFWNSVKATAIFTAGTFIPLVVVSLILAVFISSRKRFQKFFQMSYYSPALLSSVVAATIWLLMFDPRGLANQFLNFILNTSGRDYKWLTSSGMLRLSTIIVYFWKYIGYFTVIFVTGIASIPQSINEAARIDGANRWQVFTRITLPLIKPTTLLVSIMAMTQCLKTFSTQYLFTQSGAPLKPIDVITLNIYNTAIRDHQIGRASAMSIILFVIILTLTIVQFRVSKSEEVEY from the coding sequence ATGAAGAAGAAAGCAGGAATAGAAAGAAAAAAGTCTCTATGGGGTTTTATTTTTACGATACCAGCTATCATTTTTTTTGCAGTTTTTAGTTTTTATCCAATTATTAATGCTTTTATAACAAGTTTTTACAAAAAAGATTTGCTGTCGCTTTCCAAACCCAAGTTTATAGGCTTAGGAAATTACAAATATTTACTACATTCAGAATCATTTTGGAATTCTGTAAAGGCTACAGCTATCTTTACCGCAGGGACATTTATTCCATTGGTTGTTGTAAGTTTGATTCTCGCAGTATTTATTTCCTCAAGGAAAAGATTTCAAAAGTTTTTTCAAATGTCTTATTATTCACCAGCCCTTTTGTCCTCTGTTGTCGCTGCAACAATTTGGTTATTAATGTTTGATCCAAGAGGTTTAGCAAACCAGTTTCTTAATTTTATACTTAATACTTCAGGAAGAGATTATAAATGGTTGACAAGTTCTGGAATGCTTAGATTGTCTACTATAATAGTATATTTTTGGAAATATATAGGATATTTTACAGTAATTTTTGTTACAGGAATTGCAAGTATTCCTCAATCAATTAATGAAGCCGCAAGAATAGACGGAGCTAATAGATGGCAAGTGTTTACTCGTATTACCCTGCCACTTATAAAACCAACTACACTATTAGTTTCAATAATGGCAATGACACAGTGCTTAAAGACATTTAGTACACAATATCTTTTTACGCAGTCGGGTGCTCCTTTGAAACCAATTGACGTAATTACTCTAAATATTTATAATACAGCAATCAGGGATCATCAAATAGGACGTGCAAGTGCTATGAGTATCATTTTATTTGTTATTATATTAACATTAACAATAGTTCAGTTTAGAGTGTCAAAATCAGAAGAAGTAGAGTATTAA
- a CDS encoding ABC transporter substrate-binding protein — protein sequence MLKDKKVTIFIIIFMCMIVGLFGKTVELIFWTHEDPNRTPLEEAYIAEFQKMYPEVKITRVTYPSSKIREVVLTAFSARKGPDIFNMEIQDAYPYVVNERVAPVDLKALGLKSYDDLLSLYIEGTMDPVIYNDKVYGLPLEVTNWCMYLNKKYFREVGLDPEKDYPKTWEDVMRISEKLVIRDGEIILRRGFDFRYPYYFTEWLPLVEQLGGSLLSEDGKTAIINDGAWLKALQFMKDWGPQGKNLGSPTYQPARNDFNRDNNSVTMCMSGLYQIDRIKAQNPEFYESGEWMVVPFPVFENAVNDVRCNYYGHYYMVNAESSKEKQEYAWKFINFMLTHPEDYLLKVGLIQPKKTLLDSDVFKNYPYANVFMSDLAKSHPVPLHPKGPQLEQLLKEAIESVMLTNTTPEQALATLKKKANELLKED from the coding sequence ATGTTAAAAGACAAGAAAGTTACAATATTTATTATTATTTTTATGTGTATGATTGTTGGACTTTTTGGAAAAACAGTTGAATTAATTTTTTGGACACATGAAGACCCAAACAGGACTCCTTTAGAGGAGGCATATATAGCAGAATTTCAAAAGATGTATCCTGAAGTAAAAATTACAAGAGTTACTTATCCTTCTTCAAAAATTAGAGAAGTTGTGTTAACAGCATTTTCTGCAAGAAAAGGCCCTGATATTTTTAACATGGAGATACAAGACGCTTATCCATATGTCGTTAATGAAAGAGTAGCACCTGTTGATTTAAAAGCCCTAGGATTAAAAAGCTATGACGATTTACTTTCTCTATATATTGAAGGAACTATGGATCCAGTTATTTATAATGATAAAGTGTATGGATTACCATTAGAAGTTACCAATTGGTGTATGTATCTTAATAAAAAATATTTTAGGGAAGTTGGTTTGGATCCAGAAAAAGATTATCCAAAAACTTGGGAAGATGTTATGAGAATTAGCGAGAAGTTAGTCATTAGAGATGGAGAAATAATATTGAGAAGAGGGTTTGATTTTAGATATCCTTATTATTTCACTGAATGGTTACCGCTTGTTGAACAATTGGGTGGAAGTTTACTAAGTGAAGATGGAAAAACTGCAATAATAAATGATGGAGCATGGTTAAAAGCACTTCAATTTATGAAAGATTGGGGGCCACAGGGAAAGAACTTAGGATCTCCAACTTATCAACCTGCAAGGAATGATTTTAATAGAGATAATAATTCTGTAACAATGTGTATGTCAGGATTATACCAGATAGATAGAATTAAAGCGCAAAATCCCGAATTTTATGAAAGTGGAGAATGGATGGTTGTTCCTTTTCCAGTTTTTGAAAACGCTGTAAATGATGTAAGATGTAATTATTATGGTCATTATTATATGGTAAATGCAGAAAGTTCTAAAGAAAAACAAGAATATGCCTGGAAGTTTATTAATTTTATGTTAACCCATCCAGAGGATTATTTATTAAAGGTTGGTTTAATACAGCCTAAGAAAACTTTGCTAGATTCTGATGTATTTAAAAATTACCCATATGCTAATGTTTTTATGTCAGATTTGGCAAAATCTCATCCAGTTCCTTTGCATCCAAAAGGCCCTCAACTAGAACAATTGTTAAAGGAAGCAATAGAATCTGTGATGCTAACAAATACCACACCAGAACAAGCTTTGGCCACTCTTAAAAAGAAAGCTAATGAATTATTAAAAGAGGACTAA
- a CDS encoding PHP domain-containing protein — MKLFNEENKWYKGNLHTHTHLSDGLLTPDEAVLIYKNEHYDFISITDHRRASKSEQHNDFLVLSGIELDVNDYVSRRAFHIVGIGFEGNIEYQEGLTAQDLIDMITQRKGLAILAHPSWSLLTHEDALKLHDYHGIEIFNTISETKSNRGSSVEYIDTVASKGLIKLIFAVDDTHQYSEDLFGGYIMVNSPNLDRTNIIQNIKNGNFYASQGPIIRQIILEDNEIFVETSPVVRISFMSDDFYNEKRVVKKRGKYLTSASYKFSERDNWIRIECMDYKGRKAWSQYIIPS; from the coding sequence GTGAAGCTATTTAACGAAGAAAACAAATGGTACAAAGGAAATCTTCATACGCACACACATTTGTCTGATGGTTTATTAACTCCTGATGAAGCAGTACTCATTTACAAAAATGAACATTATGATTTTATTTCGATAACAGATCATAGAAGAGCTTCTAAATCAGAGCAACACAATGATTTTTTAGTTTTAAGTGGAATAGAGTTAGACGTTAATGATTATGTATCAAGAAGAGCTTTTCATATAGTTGGAATAGGTTTTGAAGGAAATATAGAATATCAAGAAGGTTTAACTGCGCAAGATTTAATAGACATGATAACTCAAAGAAAAGGGTTAGCTATTTTAGCTCATCCTTCATGGTCTTTATTAACACATGAAGATGCACTCAAATTGCATGATTACCATGGTATTGAAATATTTAACACAATTTCAGAAACCAAATCCAATAGAGGAAGTTCGGTTGAATATATTGATACGGTAGCTTCAAAAGGTCTTATTAAACTTATTTTTGCAGTAGATGATACTCATCAGTATTCAGAAGATTTATTTGGAGGTTATATTATGGTTAACAGTCCTAATTTAGATAGAACAAATATTATTCAAAATATAAAAAATGGAAATTTCTATGCTAGTCAAGGTCCTATAATACGCCAGATCATTTTAGAAGATAATGAAATTTTTGTAGAAACATCTCCAGTTGTTCGAATTTCTTTTATGAGCGACGATTTTTATAATGAAAAGCGTGTAGTAAAAAAACGAGGTAAATACCTTACCAGCGCAAGTTATAAATTTAGCGAAAGAGATAATTGGATAAGAATAGAATGTATGGATTATAAGGGCAGAAAAGCCTGGAGCCAGTACATAATACCTTCTTAA
- a CDS encoding ABC transporter permease: protein MTTFIIRRLLIMIPMMFLISVICFIITELQPGDFATQYLNNPRVSPEQVIELQKSLGLDKPPVQRYFMWIKGIITRGDFGYSFAYKRPVGELIWERMGWTVSIAILTIIFQWIIAIPAGIYTSFHQYTAGDYILTFIGFLGISVPVFFLALVFMWLALQMGATSLGGLFSAEYMGAPWSWAKLLDLLKHIWLPIVVIGFSGLAGLMRVMRGNMLDVINAPFVTSLKARGLEDQVVRRHVIKNAINPLVSIAGMQLPEIFSGTIITSIVLNLPTMGPFFYNALLNHDQYLVMTFLMFIAFMTQIGNLLADIALAILDPRIRIS, encoded by the coding sequence ATGACAACATTCATAATCAGAAGATTACTCATTATGATTCCAATGATGTTTTTAATTTCTGTAATATGTTTTATAATTACTGAACTTCAACCTGGAGATTTTGCTACACAATATCTTAATAATCCTCGCGTATCTCCAGAGCAGGTGATTGAATTACAAAAATCTTTAGGACTTGATAAACCACCTGTGCAAAGATATTTTATGTGGATAAAAGGTATAATTACAAGAGGAGATTTTGGATATTCATTTGCATATAAAAGACCTGTAGGAGAATTAATCTGGGAAAGAATGGGTTGGACAGTTTCGATTGCAATTTTAACTATTATATTTCAATGGATTATAGCAATTCCTGCTGGAATTTATACATCATTTCATCAATATACTGCTGGAGATTACATTCTTACCTTTATAGGATTTTTAGGAATTTCAGTACCAGTTTTCTTTCTTGCTTTAGTTTTTATGTGGTTGGCTTTACAAATGGGAGCAACATCATTAGGAGGTTTATTTTCCGCTGAATATATGGGAGCTCCATGGAGTTGGGCAAAATTGTTAGATTTACTAAAACATATTTGGTTACCTATAGTAGTAATAGGATTTTCAGGACTTGCAGGTTTAATGAGAGTAATGAGGGGTAACATGCTTGACGTTATTAATGCTCCGTTTGTAACTTCTTTAAAAGCCCGAGGTTTAGAAGACCAGGTAGTTAGACGCCATGTAATAAAAAATGCAATTAATCCTTTGGTAAGCATAGCTGGTATGCAGTTGCCGGAGATATTTAGCGGAACAATAATTACATCGATAGTATTAAATTTACCAACAATGGGTCCTTTTTTTTATAATGCATTATTAAATCATGATCAATACTTAGTAATGACTTTTTTGATGTTCATAGCTTTTATGACTCAAATAGGGAATCTGCTTGCAGACATAGCACTTGCGATACTTGATCCAAGAATTAGAATAAGTTAA
- a CDS encoding ABC transporter substrate-binding protein has protein sequence MKKFFTLLVVVVLSFSIFAVNFVVNEMFTPEKPKFGGTIAIRIASAPQSFNYYGTLDNVAYTIAGQFLRGLVDLNPITNVIEPALAESWETSEDGKEVIFHLRDIKWSDGHPFTADDVIFSMKYYIMNRFAEGNEIARFTIGGELVRWEKVDERTVKAFLPEPYGAFFNVLSHAYIYPQHKLESKIDKNDMGSVNRLWLTNTPPNEFAGTGPFILKEYVTEQKVVLEKNPYYWKVDKWGNKLPYVDELVYLIIQDDEVANAQFLAGKIDYMSVSPKDYPYLKQEELSKGKIQVFKGQPIKPTPSPVHVTFNFDAKDPELKEVFRNERFRFAMEYALNRDRIIEEVYNTLAVYGGTPVLPSNKSFYNPNIENIRRKYDLEMAGQMLDSVGIKDRDGDGWRELPNGKRFEFVLTASSAQEFQDIAYIYSQDLEDIGVKVYLQILDPTLVSQITQSGDFEAALGAFGNQPDPQLRKAIWQPGNHLYYNHLSTMKKETGEAVFEEMLEWELRIYEDFEKAQITMDQILRKIYYDDWQALYAYYVPFIFVCKGMELSAKQSNIANYFLNDEGVIVYSNETIFKNNIN, from the coding sequence ATGAAAAAGTTTTTTACTTTGTTAGTTGTGGTTGTTCTGTCTTTTAGTATATTTGCAGTAAATTTTGTAGTTAATGAAATGTTTACACCTGAAAAACCTAAGTTTGGAGGTACTATTGCGATAAGAATTGCAAGTGCACCTCAATCATTTAACTATTATGGTACATTGGATAATGTAGCTTATACAATAGCAGGTCAATTTTTAAGAGGACTTGTTGATCTTAATCCAATCACAAATGTAATTGAGCCGGCTTTAGCTGAATCTTGGGAAACATCTGAAGACGGTAAAGAGGTAATTTTCCATTTAAGGGATATTAAGTGGAGTGATGGTCACCCGTTTACTGCAGATGACGTAATTTTTTCAATGAAATATTATATAATGAATAGATTTGCAGAAGGAAATGAAATTGCTAGATTTACAATTGGTGGTGAACTTGTTAGATGGGAAAAAGTAGATGAGAGAACTGTAAAAGCCTTTCTACCAGAACCTTATGGTGCATTTTTTAATGTGTTAAGCCATGCATATATATATCCACAACACAAACTAGAGTCAAAAATAGACAAAAACGATATGGGATCTGTTAACCGTTTATGGCTAACAAATACCCCACCCAACGAATTTGCAGGAACTGGTCCATTTATATTAAAAGAATATGTAACTGAGCAAAAAGTAGTTTTAGAAAAAAATCCTTACTATTGGAAAGTTGATAAATGGGGAAATAAACTTCCTTACGTTGATGAATTAGTTTATTTAATAATTCAAGATGATGAGGTTGCCAATGCACAATTTTTGGCCGGTAAAATTGATTACATGTCTGTGTCCCCGAAAGATTATCCGTATTTAAAACAAGAGGAATTATCTAAAGGAAAGATACAAGTTTTTAAAGGGCAACCAATAAAACCAACACCAAGTCCTGTTCATGTAACTTTTAATTTTGATGCCAAAGATCCCGAGCTTAAAGAAGTATTCAGGAATGAAAGGTTTAGATTTGCGATGGAATATGCTTTAAATAGAGACAGAATAATTGAAGAAGTATACAATACACTAGCAGTTTATGGTGGAACACCAGTTCTTCCTAGTAATAAGTCTTTTTACAATCCAAACATAGAAAATATAAGGAGAAAGTACGATTTAGAAATGGCCGGACAAATGCTCGACTCAGTAGGTATAAAAGATCGAGATGGTGACGGTTGGAGAGAATTGCCTAACGGAAAAAGGTTCGAATTTGTTTTAACTGCATCAAGTGCTCAAGAATTTCAGGATATTGCTTACATATATTCTCAGGATCTAGAAGACATAGGGGTTAAAGTTTATTTACAAATACTTGATCCAACCTTAGTCTCTCAAATTACACAATCAGGAGATTTTGAAGCAGCCTTAGGTGCATTTGGTAATCAACCAGATCCTCAATTAAGAAAAGCCATATGGCAGCCAGGAAATCATTTGTATTACAATCACCTTTCAACTATGAAAAAGGAGACAGGTGAGGCTGTATTTGAAGAAATGCTGGAATGGGAATTGAGAATTTATGAAGATTTTGAAAAAGCACAGATTACTATGGATCAAATATTAAGAAAGATTTATTATGATGATTGGCAAGCTCTCTATGCTTATTATGTTCCTTTTATATTTGTTTGCAAAGGTATGGAATTATCAGCAAAACAATCAAATATAGCAAATTATTTTTTGAATGATGAAGGTGTTATTGTCTATTCTAACGAAACAATATTTAAAAATAATATTAATTAA
- a CDS encoding ABC transporter ATP-binding protein gives MKIIKANNIKKYFPIRGGVFLKVTGYVKALENIDIEINDFESIGVVGESGCGKTTLGRIITKIYDPTEGSLYFYDEKGNEFDISHKLDKSIRGIFRKNIQMIFQNPYDSLDPRLTVGEIIKEPLQIHRVFKNKKEEDDYVNELLERVGLSATYTTRYPHEFSGGQRQRIAIARALTLRPRLIICDEPTSALDVSVQNQIIEILKEIQNEFKISYLFISHNLDLIHHVSDRIVVIYLGNAIEEAPAEELFENPMHPYTKVLMSSMPSWDPTNRKLGKVSVTGEPPSPINPPLGCPFHPRCPYKMDVCDKIKPKLIGKEHKIACHLYE, from the coding sequence TTGAAAATAATTAAGGCTAATAATATAAAAAAATATTTTCCAATTAGAGGGGGAGTTTTTTTAAAAGTAACTGGTTATGTTAAAGCGCTAGAAAATATAGATATTGAAATCAATGATTTCGAGAGTATAGGAGTTGTTGGAGAATCAGGATGTGGGAAAACAACTTTGGGGAGAATAATTACAAAAATATACGATCCAACTGAAGGTTCACTATATTTTTATGATGAGAAAGGAAATGAGTTTGATATATCACATAAACTTGATAAATCGATAAGAGGTATTTTTAGAAAAAATATTCAAATGATTTTTCAAAATCCTTATGATTCATTAGATCCTAGGCTAACGGTTGGTGAAATAATCAAAGAGCCCCTTCAAATACATAGAGTTTTCAAAAATAAAAAAGAAGAAGATGATTATGTTAATGAGTTATTAGAAAGAGTTGGTTTGAGTGCTACCTATACTACTAGGTATCCACATGAATTTAGTGGTGGTCAAAGACAACGAATAGCGATTGCAAGAGCTTTAACATTAAGACCCAGATTAATTATATGTGATGAACCTACTTCTGCTCTGGATGTCTCAGTTCAAAATCAAATAATAGAAATATTGAAAGAAATTCAAAATGAGTTTAAAATTTCATACCTTTTCATATCACATAATTTAGATCTAATTCATCATGTAAGTGATAGAATTGTGGTTATTTATTTGGGAAATGCTATAGAAGAAGCACCTGCTGAAGAATTATTTGAAAATCCTATGCATCCTTACACAAAAGTTTTAATGAGTTCTATGCCAAGTTGGGATCCAACAAATAGAAAATTGGGCAAAGTTTCAGTTACAGGAGAGCCGCCTAGTCCTATAAATCCGCCCCTTGGATGCCCATTTCACCCTAGATGTCCATATAAAATGGACGTTTGTGATAAGATAAAACCTAAATTAATTGGAAAAGAACATAAAATAGCATGCCACTTATATGAATAG